CCACGGGATAGTCCCGGTTGTAGATCGATTGGACGGCGAGCCGGCCCATGCCGGGCCAGGCGAACACCGTCTCGGTCACGATGGCGCCGCCGAGCAGCGTTCCGAGCTGCAGCCCGGTGATCGTGATGATGGGCAGCGACGCGTTCTTGAGCGTGTGCTTGAGCACCACCGCCGCCTCCGCCAATCCCTTCGCCCGCGCCGTGCGGACGAAGTCGGTCCGCAGCACCTCCAGCATGGCCGAGCGCGTGATGCGGGCGATCGAGGCCATCGTAAAGGCCCCCAGGGTCGCGGCCGGCAGCACGAGATGTGCGAGCCCGCCGCGGCCGGAGGTGGGGAAGAGGTTCAAGCGCAGCGAGAACACGAGGATCAGGAGCACGCCGATGAAAAACGTGGGCGCGGATTGGCCGATCAGCGCGAACCCCATCGCCCCGTGGTCGAGCGGCGAGTTGCGCCGCACCGCGGAGAGGATCCCGATCGGCAGCGCGCAGAGGACCGCGATGACAAACGCCGCGGCCCCCAGCTCGAACGTCGCCGGCAGATAGCCAAGGGCAACCGCCATCGCCGGCTCGCGGAAGTGAATGGATCGTCCGAAGTCGCCGTGCAGGATGTTGCCGAGAAAGACGGCGTACTGCACGAGCAGCGGCCGGTCGAGCCCCAGCTCGTGCCGGACGCGGAAGATCTCGGATGTCGGGGCGTCGGGCGGCAGCAGCAGCGGCGCCGGATCCCCGGACAGCCGCATGACGACGAAGACGACCGAGGAGACGAGCCACAGCGCGACGAGCGTCCGGACGAGCCGGTACGCGAGAAACGCGCCGAAGCCGCGCATCGTGACCCGAGGAGACCCGCGCGGTGCGCCGGACGGCCTAGGCGCGCCGCATGTGGAAGTTGAAGCGCCGGATATCGAGCTGCTGGTTGCCGTTTGGCGTGAAGCTCACGTATTTCTGCATCCCGTAGTCTTCGGACGGCTGGATCACCGGTATCCACGGCAGGTACTGGAGCGCGATCTCGGTCATCCGCTTGTAGTCGCGGTCGCGAAGGCTCTCGTCCACGCTGAAGCGCGCCTCGTCGCCCAGCTTGTCGAACTCCGCCTGCCGCCAGTAATCCTGGGGACCGCCCGGCCCCAGAAGCCGCCACATCATGCCGTCGGGATCCCCGAGCGTGGAGGTCGGGTCCGACCAGAACAGCCCCTTGAAGCTCTTGTCGCGGTTCTTTTCTGCGCGCACCGAGTACTCGATGACCTCGACGACCGCGTTGATCCCGGCGTCCTTCCACATCGACGCGATCGCCTCCGACATCGGCTTGTCGTTGGCCAGATACCCGGACGTCGTCTCGATGATCACCGGCTCGTT
The DNA window shown above is from bacterium and carries:
- a CDS encoding ABC transporter permease, whose product is MRGFGAFLAYRLVRTLVALWLVSSVVFVVMRLSGDPAPLLLPPDAPTSEIFRVRHELGLDRPLLVQYAVFLGNILHGDFGRSIHFREPAMAVALGYLPATFELGAAAFVIAVLCALPIGILSAVRRNSPLDHGAMGFALIGQSAPTFFIGVLLILVFSLRLNLFPTSGRGGLAHLVLPAATLGAFTMASIARITRSAMLEVLRTDFVRTARAKGLAEAAVVLKHTLKNASLPIITITGLQLGTLLGGAIVTETVFAWPGMGRLAVQSIYNRDYPV